The proteins below come from a single Bactrocera dorsalis isolate Fly_Bdor chromosome 5, ASM2337382v1, whole genome shotgun sequence genomic window:
- the LOC105227441 gene encoding uncharacterized protein LOC105227441 isoform X13 has product MNVTLTAVVLLTTAALCYAADAECKYRKSRKLALHWPDPTDCTRYYRCTNRSIKREVVCAEGKVYNSKTGKCSNNIEGLCKLTLAMPLDANINVCANETSGVYLDQPGYCRNFYICNQNEAYPQVCDAGSRFNSTTRTCIPDTDSECWQNKCIGENNGTYLPNESSCSSFYVCAAGETIEQECGSGSYFNSSKRICLPDPDGQFCWENLCVGKKDGEFVQNVKDCYSYYICVSAKPIQQYCPEGSYFNSTENSCLPGECSPVTTECPTTETTESTTECISESTESTPSTECTDATTPTTETTESTTECTSESTESKSSTECTEVTTPATESTESTTECISESTESTSSTECTEVTTSTTETTESTTECTSESTESTPSTECTEVTTHATEATCDCPGGYKEGELIPFPNYPENCDKYYECSNGKLEEKECGEGNGFNSTLGVCEPDVDHICWPVVTTECSEVTTPATEATCDCPGGYKEGELIPFPNYPENCDKYYECSNGKLEEKECGEGNGFNSTLGVCEPDVDHICWPVVTTECSEVTTPATEATCDCPGGYKEGELIPFPNYPENCDKYYECSNGKLVEKECGEGNSFNSTLGVCQPDIENVCSRINCDARSYNVIGRRNRRSVDRSPIDTFDAPLCLGLYAEGEIIGDSSNCRRYQICVNGEMISEDCGFGNYFNSNTLTCNIDIQQVCIGNNENVNEYLSTKKSEEITDTISNIGVEDCSCPGGYKEGELLPFPNYPENCDKYYICTDGRLQERECGEGNYFDSQLGVCVPDVDNKCWPAETNCTCPGGYKEGELLPFPNYPENCDKYYICTDGRLQERECGEGNYFDSQLGVCVPDVDNKCWPAETNCTCPGGYKEGELLPFPNYPENCDKYYICTDGRLQERECGEGNYFDSQLGVCVPDVDNTCWPNVCYGQIDGTYVPDSTNCTSFYLCQDGKGEIYNCPPEKWFNPVDKICMPDFNATCINPCKDTTGITFLPNPDCSKYFLCNDCKPYVETCPEGGFDITLNKCHADAVCEATLCVGKSDGTTYPFVGNDTKFYLCMGGVAQIRECKSGQIFNKDVGVCLEEPSSQCNQTECQSTNPEENAFAPLTNTDNTAFCLCRGDSAFLHHCADNYTFRADLGICYSNAPCDPELCDSFPENTRSQNRNNSHSFCLCVSKQQVIVDCPNNQTYNAVTQTCQVLDERCSSTFCLTAPEYSTFPALNNDTDGFCECISSGTTYKLCGNDKKYNAEKGICLPEIGDDCSSSLCSGNAGLIFGAASDPHSFCYCINDGLAIKQNCPNSEIFNETLLICQAVGCDGEICLTNPSGAFPALNEPYAFCVCGSSDPSSVTKHDCANGTRFDPYYLFCKEDPCDKSFCSNSSNNGIPYPANNYQYGYCVCKSGIPELVSCSDGNLFNPVSRQCESSSTVECDVAQCANTTSEYPFAIAAKNDTHGFCYCFSSTEVEFFLCPDNALFDPISEICNISCTKSAKLLELNQGISTVSCLGTYDEGEYVPHRTNNQLFYVCYNAKLLEGDCGAGNIFDQDSLTCQPLDKRVMHQNKSIMRMGEIPENNVRTLTILKNYLKKFPYF; this is encoded by the exons ATGAACG TTACTCTCACCGCTGTGGTTTTATTGACCACAGCTGCACTTTGTTATGCAGCTGATGCAGAGTGTAAGTACCGTAAGTCTCGTAAGTTGGCACTTCACTGGCCGGATCCTACTGATTGCACTCGCTACTATCGTTGTACGAATAGGAGTATAAAAAGAGAAGTAGTTTGCGCCGAAGGCAAGGTATATAATTCGAAGACAGGAAAATGCTCAAATAACATCGAGGGTCTTTGCAAATTGACACTAGCCATGCCTTTAGATGCg aaTATTAACGTATGTGCTAATGAAACCTCTGGTGTTTATCTTGATCAACCTGGATACTGTCGTAATTTCTATATTTGCAACCAAAATGAAGCTTATCCTCAAGTTTGCGATGCTGGAAGTCGCTTCAATTCTACGACTAGAACATGCATACCAGACACTGACTCTGAATGTTGGCAAAATAAGTGTATTGGTGAAAATAATGGCACCTATTTGCCTAATGAATCTTCttgttcttcattttatgtATGTGCTGCGGGCGAAACAATCGAACAAGAGTGCGGTAGTGGCAGCTATTTTAATAGTTCCAAAAGGATTTGTCTGCCTGATCCAGATGGACAGTTTTGTTGGGAAAACTTATGCGTAGGCAAAAAAGATGGAGAGTTTGTGCAAAATGTAAAAGATTGCTACAGTTATTACATCTGTGTTTCGGCAAAACCAATCCAGCAATATTGTCCAGAAGGCAGCTATTTCAATTCGACTGAAAACAGTTGCTTACCAGGCGAGTGTTCACCAGTTACAACCGAGTGTCCAACTACCGAGACAACAGAATCAACGACAGAATGCATTAGCGAAAGCACTGAATCCACGCCATCAACAGAATGTACTGATGCTACAACACCTACTACTGAGACAACAGAATCAACGACTGAATGTACCAGCGAAAGCACTGAATCCAAGTCATCAACAGAATGTACTGAAGTTACAACACCTGCTACTGAGTCAACAGAATCAACGACTGAATGCATTAGCGAAAGCACTGAATCCACGTCATCAACAGAATGTACTGAAGTTACAACATCTACTACTGAGACAACAGAATCAACGACTGAATGTACCAGCGAAAGCACTGAATCCACGCCATCAACAGAATGTACTGAAGTTACTACACATGCTACGGAAGCAACTTGCGATTGTCCTGGTGGTTATAAGGAAGGTGAATTGATACCGTTCCCTAACTACCCCGAGAATTGCGACAAATATTATGAATGTTCGAACGGAAAACTTGAGGAGAAGGAATGCGGCGAAGGAAATGGCTTCAATAGCACCTTAGGTGTTTGTGAACCCGATGTTGACCATATCTGTTGGCCAGTCGTGACTACTGAATGTTCCGAAGTTACGACACCTGCTACAGAAGCAACTTGCGATTGTCCTGGTGGTTATAAGGAAGGTGAATTGATACCGTTCCCAAACTACCCCGAGAATTGTGACAAATATTATGAATGTTCGAACGGAAAACTTGAGGAGAAGGAATGCGGCGAAGGAAATGGCTTCAATAGCACCTTAGGTGTTTGTGAACCCGATGTTGACCATATCTGTTGGCCAGTCGTGACTACTGAATGTTCCGAAGTTACGACACCTGCTACAGAAGCAACTTGCGATTGTCCTGGTGGTTATAAGGAAGGTGAATTGATACCGTTCCCTAACTACCCCGAGAATTGTGACAAATATTACGAATGTTCGAACGGAAAACTGGTGGAGAAGGAATGCGGCGAAGGAAATAGCTTCAATAGCACCTTAG GTGTTTGTCAACCTGATATCGAAAATGTATGTTCACGGATAAATTGTGATGCTCGAAGCTATAATGTAATTGGACGAAGAAATAGGCGAAGTGTGGACAGATCTCCGATTGACACATTCGATGCTCCATTGTGTTTGGGTTTATACGCCGAGGGGGAGATAATTGGAGATTCTTCAAACTGTAGGAGGTATCAAATTTGTGTTAATGGTGAAATGATATCCGAAGATTGCGGCTTCGGAAATTATTTTAACTCAAATACTTTAACATGTAACATTGATATTCAGCAAGTTTGTATTGGCAATAACGAGAATGTCAATGAATACCTTAGTAccaaaaaaagtgaagaaataaCTGATACCATCTCCAACATTGGGGTAGAAGATTGCAGCTGCCCTGGTGGTTACAAAGAGGGTGAATTGTTACCATTCCCCAACTATCcggaaaattgcgataaatatTACATCTGCACCGACGGTAGGCTTCAAGAGCGGGAGTGCGGAGAGGGCAATTATTTTGACAGTCAACTCGGAGTATGTGTACCTGATGTCGATAATAAATGTTGGCCAGCAGAAACGAATTGTACTTGTCCCGGTGGATATAAAGAGGGTGAATTGTTACCATTCCCCAACTATCcggaaaattgcgataaatatTACATCTGCACCGACGGTAGGCTTCAAGAGCGTGAGTGCGGAGAGGGCAATTATTTTGACAGTCAACTCGGAGTATGTGTACCTGATGTCGATAATAAATGTTGGCCAGCAGAAACGAATTGTACTTGTCCCGGTGGATATAAAGAGGGCGAATTGTTACCATTCCCCAACTATCcggaaaattgcgataaatatTACATCTGCACCGACGGTAGGCTTCAAGAGCGGGAGTGCGGAGAGGGCAATTATTTTGACAGTCAACTCGGGGTATGTGTACCTGATGTCGATAATACTTGCTGGCCAAATGTGTGCTATGGTCAAATTGACGGCACCTATGTACCTGATTCGACAAATTGTACTTCATTTTATCTTTGCCAAGACGGTAAAGGAGAGATATATAACTGTCCACCTGAGAAGTGGTTTAACCCAGTTGATAAAATTTGTATGCCAGACTTTAATGCAACGTGCATAAATCCTTGTAAAGATACAACAGGAATTACATTCTTACCTAATCCTGATTGTTCTAAGTATTTCCTTTGTAATGACTGCAAACCATATGTTGAGACATGTCCCGAAGGTGGATTTGATATAACCTTGAATAAATGTCATGCAGATGCTGTTTGTGAAGCTACTTTGTGTGTAGGTAAAAGTGATGGAACAACATACCCTTTTGTAGGCAACGACACCAAATTCTACTTATGCATGGGAGGCGTAGCTCAGATAAGAGAATGTAAATCCggacaaattttcaataaagatGTGGGAGTTTGCTTGGAAGAGCCTAGC TCACAATGTAATCAAACCGAATGCCAGTCCACTAACCCAGAAGAGAATGCATTTGCACCCTTAACAAACACTGATAACACCGCATTCTGTTTATGTCGAGGTGATTCAGCGTTCCTACATCACTGTGCAGATAATTACACTTTCCGAGCAGACCTCGGAATATGCTATTCG aatGCACCTTGTGATCCGGAGTTATGTGATTCCTTCCCAGAAAATACGCGCTCGCAAAATCGTAACAATTCACACAGTTTCTGTTTATGTGTCAGTAAGCAACAAGTTATTGTTGATTGCCCGAACAATCAAACATACAATGCAGTCACCCAAACTTGCCAAGTGCTTGAT gaaAGATGTTCTTCCACATTTTGCCTTACGGCTCCGGAGTATAGCACTTTCCCAGCATTGAATAATGATACAGATGGTTTCTGCGAATGCATTAGTTCCGGCACCACATATAAGTTGTGCGGAAACGATAAGAAATACAATGCGGAAAAAGGAATATGTCTTCCAGAAATTGGGGATGATTGCAGTAGTTCACTTTGTTCAGGAAATGCTGGATTGATATTTGGTGCTGCAAGTGATCCTCACTCTTTCTGTTACTGTATCAACGATGGATTAGCAATTAAGCAGAATTGCCCAAATTCTGAGATATTCAATGAGACTTTGTTAATATGTCAGGCG GTGGGTTGTGATGGCGAAATTTGTTTGACGAATCCATCCGGCGCGTTTCCAGCTTTAAATGAACCATATGCTTTTTGTGTCTGTGGAAGTTCAGATCCAAGCTCAGTAACTAAACACGATTGTGCGAATGGAACTCGTTTCGATCCATACTACTTATTCTGTAAAGAG GATCCTTGCGACAAGAGCTTTTGTTCCAATTCATCCAATAATGGCATCCCATATCCAGCAAATAATTACCAATACGGATATTGCGTGTGTAAGAGTGGAATACCCGAGTTGGTTTCTTGTTCTGACGGAAACCTGTTTAATCCTGTTTCCAGACAGTGTGAATCCTCAAGCACT GTGGAGTGCGATGTAGCTCAATGTGCTAATACGACATCAGAATACCCTTTTGCCATTGCAGCTAAAAACGATACACATGGATTTTGTTACTGCTTTTCTTCGACCGAAGTTGAATTCTTCTTGTGTCCAGATAATGCTTTATTTGACCCGATTAGCGAGATTTGTAATATAAGCTGTACAAAGAGCGCGAAATTATTAGAACTAAATCAAGGAATCTCCACCGTGAGCTGCCTAGGTACTTACGACGAAGGGGAATACGTCCCACATCGTACTAACAATCAACTGTTCTATGTATGCTATAATGCAAAGCTTCTGGAGGGCGATTGTGGTGCAGGAAATATCTTCGACCAAGATAGTCTAACTTGTCAGCCTTTGGACAAAAGGGTTATGCaccaaaataaaagtataatgcGCATGGGAGAGATTCCAGAAAATAATGTAAGAACTCTgacgattttgaaaaattacctAAAAAAATTCCCATACTTCTAA
- the LOC105227441 gene encoding uncharacterized protein LOC105227441 isoform X2, with protein MNVTLTAVVLLTTAALCYAADAECKYRKSRKLALHWPDPTDCTRYYRCTNRSIKREVVCAEGKVYNSKTGKCSNNIEGLCKLTLAMPLDANINVCANETSGVYLDQPGYCRNFYICNQNEAYPQVCDAGSRFNSTTRTCIPDTDSECWQNKCIGENNGTYLPNESSCSSFYVCAAGETIEQECGSGSYFNSSKRICLPDPDGQFCWENLCVGKKDGEFVQNVKDCYSYYICVSAKPIQQYCPEGSYFNSTENSCLPGECSPVTTECPTTETTESTTECISESTESTPSTECTDATTPTTETTESTTECTSESTESKSSTECTEVTTPATESTESTTECISESTESTSSTECTEVTTSTTETTESTTECTSESTESTPSTECTEVTTHATEATCDCPGGYKEGELIPFPNYPENCDKYYECSNGKLEEKECGEGNGFNSTLGVCEPDVDHICWPVVTTECSEVTTPATEATCDCPGGYKEGELIPFPNYPENCDKYYECSNGKLEEKECGEGNGFNSTLGVCEPDVDHICWPVVTTECSEVTTPATEATCDCPGGYKEGELIPFPNYPENCDKYYECSNGKLVEKECGEGNSFNSTLGVCEPDVDHICWPVVTTECSEVTTPATEATCDCPGGYKEGELIPFPNYPENCDKYYECSNGKLVEKECGEGNSFNSTLGVCEPDVDHICWPVVTTECSEVTTPATEATCDCPGGYKEGELIPFPNYPENCDKYYECSNGKLEEKECGEGNGFNSTLGVCEPDVDHICWPVVTTECSEVTTPATEATCDCPGGYKEGELIPFPNYPENCDKYYECLNGKLEEKECGEGNGFNSTLGVCEPDVDHICWPVVTTECSEVTTPATEATCDCPGGYKEGELIPFPNYPENCDKYYECSNGKLVEKECGEGNRFNSTLGVCQPDIENVCSRINCDARSYNVIGRRNRRSVDRSPIDTFDAPLCLGLYAEGEIIGDSSNCRRYQICVNGEMISEDCGFGNYFNSNTLTCNIDIQQVCIGNNENVNEYLSTKKSEEITDTISNIGVEDCSCPGGYKEGELLPFPNYPENCDKYYICTDGRLQERECGEGNYFDSQLGVCVPDVDNKCWPAETNCTCPGGYKEGELLPFPNYPENCDKYYICTDGRLQERECGEGNYFDSQLGVCVPDVDNKCWPAETNCTCPGGYKEGELLPFPNYPENCDKYYICTDGRLQERECGEGNYFDSQLGVCVPDVDNTCWPNVCYGQIDGTYVPDSTNCTSFYLCQDGKGEIYNCPPEKWFNPVDKICMPDFNATCINPCKDTTGITFLPNPDCSKYFLCNDCKPYVETCPEGGFDITLNKCHADAVCEATLCVGKSDGTTYPFVGNDTKFYLCMGGVAQIRECKSGQIFNKDVGVCLEEPSSQCNQTECQSTNPEENAFAPLTNTDNTAFCLCRGDSAFLHHCADNYTFRADLGICYSNAPCDPELCDSFPENTRSQNRNNSHSFCLCVSKQQVIVDCPNNQTYNAVTQTCQVLDERCSSTFCLTAPEYSTFPALNNDTDGFCECISSGTTYKLCGNDKKYNAEKGICLPEIGDDCSSSLCSGNAGLIFGAASDPHSFCYCINDGLAIKQNCPNSEIFNETLLICQAVGCDGEICLTNPSGAFPALNEPYAFCVCGSSDPSSVTKHDCANGTRFDPYYLFCKEDPCDKSFCSNSSNNGIPYPANNYQYGYCVCKSGIPELVSCSDGNLFNPVSRQCESSSTVECDVAQCANTTSEYPFAIAAKNDTHGFCYCFSSTEVEFFLCPDNALFDPISEICNISCTKSAKLLELNQGISTVSCLGTYDEGEYVPHRTNNQLFYVCYNAKLLEGDCGAGNIFDQDSLTCQPLDKRVMHQNKSIMRMGEIPENNVRTLTILKNYLKKFPYF; from the exons ATGAACG TTACTCTCACCGCTGTGGTTTTATTGACCACAGCTGCACTTTGTTATGCAGCTGATGCAGAGTGTAAGTACCGTAAGTCTCGTAAGTTGGCACTTCACTGGCCGGATCCTACTGATTGCACTCGCTACTATCGTTGTACGAATAGGAGTATAAAAAGAGAAGTAGTTTGCGCCGAAGGCAAGGTATATAATTCGAAGACAGGAAAATGCTCAAATAACATCGAGGGTCTTTGCAAATTGACACTAGCCATGCCTTTAGATGCg aaTATTAACGTATGTGCTAATGAAACCTCTGGTGTTTATCTTGATCAACCTGGATACTGTCGTAATTTCTATATTTGCAACCAAAATGAAGCTTATCCTCAAGTTTGCGATGCTGGAAGTCGCTTCAATTCTACGACTAGAACATGCATACCAGACACTGACTCTGAATGTTGGCAAAATAAGTGTATTGGTGAAAATAATGGCACCTATTTGCCTAATGAATCTTCttgttcttcattttatgtATGTGCTGCGGGCGAAACAATCGAACAAGAGTGCGGTAGTGGCAGCTATTTTAATAGTTCCAAAAGGATTTGTCTGCCTGATCCAGATGGACAGTTTTGTTGGGAAAACTTATGCGTAGGCAAAAAAGATGGAGAGTTTGTGCAAAATGTAAAAGATTGCTACAGTTATTACATCTGTGTTTCGGCAAAACCAATCCAGCAATATTGTCCAGAAGGCAGCTATTTCAATTCGACTGAAAACAGTTGCTTACCAGGCGAGTGTTCACCAGTTACAACCGAGTGTCCAACTACCGAGACAACAGAATCAACGACAGAATGCATTAGCGAAAGCACTGAATCCACGCCATCAACAGAATGTACTGATGCTACAACACCTACTACTGAGACAACAGAATCAACGACTGAATGTACCAGCGAAAGCACTGAATCCAAGTCATCAACAGAATGTACTGAAGTTACAACACCTGCTACTGAGTCAACAGAATCAACGACTGAATGCATTAGCGAAAGCACTGAATCCACGTCATCAACAGAATGTACTGAAGTTACAACATCTACTACTGAGACAACAGAATCAACGACTGAATGTACCAGCGAAAGCACTGAATCCACGCCATCAACAGAATGTACTGAAGTTACTACACATGCTACGGAAGCAACTTGCGATTGTCCTGGTGGTTATAAGGAAGGTGAATTGATACCGTTCCCTAACTACCCCGAGAATTGCGACAAATATTATGAATGTTCGAACGGAAAACTTGAGGAGAAGGAATGCGGCGAAGGAAATGGCTTCAATAGCACCTTAGGTGTTTGTGAACCCGATGTTGACCATATCTGTTGGCCAGTCGTGACTACTGAATGTTCCGAAGTTACGACACCTGCTACAGAAGCAACTTGCGATTGTCCTGGTGGTTATAAGGAAGGTGAATTGATACCGTTCCCAAACTACCCCGAGAATTGTGACAAATATTATGAATGTTCGAACGGAAAACTTGAGGAGAAGGAATGCGGCGAAGGAAATGGCTTCAATAGCACCTTAGGTGTTTGTGAACCCGATGTTGACCATATCTGTTGGCCAGTCGTGACTACTGAATGTTCCGAAGTTACGACACCTGCTACAGAAGCAACTTGCGATTGTCCTGGTGGTTATAAGGAAG GTGAATTGATACCGTTCCCAAACTACCCCGAGAATTGTGACAAATATTACGAATGTTCGAACGGAAAACTGGTGGAGAAGGAATGCGGCGAAGGAAATAGCTTCAATAGCACCTTAGGTGTTTGTGAACCCGATGTTGACCATATCTGTTGGCCAGTCGTGACTACTGAATGTTCCGAAGTTACGACACCTGCTACAGAAGCAACTTGCGATTGTCCTGGTGGTTATAAGGAAGGTGAATTGATACCGTTCCCAAACTACCCCGAGAATTGTGACAAATATTACGAATGTTCGAACGGAAAACTGGTGGAGAAGGAATGCGGCGAAGGAAATAGCTTCAATAGCACCTTAGGTGTTTGTGAACCCGATGTTGACCATATCTGTTGGCCAGTCGTGACTACTGAATGTTCCGAAGTTACGACACCTGCTACAGAAGCAACTTGCGATTGTCCTGGTGGTTATAAGGAAGGTGAATTGATACCGTTTCCAAACTACCCCGAGAATTGTGATAAATATTATGAATGTTCGAACGGAAAACTTGAGGAGAAGGAATGCGGCGAAGGAAATGGCTTCAATAGCACCTTAGGTGTTTGTGAACCTGATGTTGACCATATCTGTTGGCCAGTCGTGACTACTGAATGTTCCGAAGTTACGACACCTGCTACAGAAGCAACTTGCGATTGTCCTGGTGGTTATAAGGAAGGTGAATTGATACCGTTCCCTAACTACCCCGAGAATTGTGACAAATATTATGAATGTTTGAACGGAAAACTTGAGGAGAAGGAATGCGGCGAAGGAAATGGCTTCAATAGCACCTTAGGTGTTTGTGAACCTGATGTTGACCATATCTGTTGGCCAGTCGTGACTACTGAATGTTCCGAAGTTACGACACCTGCTACAGAAGCAACTTGCGATTGTCCTGGTGGTTATAAGGAAGGTGAATTGATACCGTTCCCTAACTACCCCGAGAATTGTGACAAATATTATGAATGTTCGAACGGAAAACTGGTGGAGAAGGAATGCGGCGAAGGAAATCGCTTCAATAGCACCTTAGGTGTTTGTCAACCTGATATCGAAAATGTATGTTCACGGATAAATTGTGATGCTCGAAGCTATAATGTAATTGGACGAAGAAATAGGCGAAGTGTGGACAGATCTCCGATTGACACATTCGATGCTCCATTGTGTTTGGGTTTATACGCCGAGGGGGAGATAATTGGAGATTCTTCAAACTGTAGGAGGTATCAAATTTGTGTTAATGGTGAAATGATATCCGAAGATTGCGGCTTCGGAAATTATTTTAACTCAAATACTTTAACATGTAACATTGATATTCAGCAAGTTTGTATTGGCAATAACGAGAATGTCAATGAATACCTTAGTAccaaaaaaagtgaagaaataaCTGATACCATCTCCAACATTGGGGTAGAAGATTGCAGCTGCCCTGGTGGTTACAAAGAGGGTGAATTGTTACCATTCCCCAACTATCcggaaaattgcgataaatatTACATCTGCACCGACGGTAGGCTTCAAGAGCGGGAGTGCGGAGAGGGCAATTATTTTGACAGTCAACTCGGAGTATGTGTACCTGATGTCGATAATAAATGTTGGCCAGCAGAAACGAATTGTACTTGTCCCGGTGGATATAAAGAGGGTGAATTGTTACCATTCCCCAACTATCcggaaaattgcgataaatatTACATCTGCACCGACGGTAGGCTTCAAGAGCGTGAGTGCGGAGAGGGCAATTATTTTGACAGTCAACTCGGAGTATGTGTACCTGATGTCGATAATAAATGTTGGCCAGCAGAAACGAATTGTACTTGTCCCGGTGGATATAAAGAGGGCGAATTGTTACCATTCCCCAACTATCcggaaaattgcgataaatatTACATCTGCACCGACGGTAGGCTTCAAGAGCGGGAGTGCGGAGAGGGCAATTATTTTGACAGTCAACTCGGGGTATGTGTACCTGATGTCGATAATACTTGCTGGCCAAATGTGTGCTATGGTCAAATTGACGGCACCTATGTACCTGATTCGACAAATTGTACTTCATTTTATCTTTGCCAAGACGGTAAAGGAGAGATATATAACTGTCCACCTGAGAAGTGGTTTAACCCAGTTGATAAAATTTGTATGCCAGACTTTAATGCAACGTGCATAAATCCTTGTAAAGATACAACAGGAATTACATTCTTACCTAATCCTGATTGTTCTAAGTATTTCCTTTGTAATGACTGCAAACCATATGTTGAGACATGTCCCGAAGGTGGATTTGATATAACCTTGAATAAATGTCATGCAGATGCTGTTTGTGAAGCTACTTTGTGTGTAGGTAAAAGTGATGGAACAACATACCCTTTTGTAGGCAACGACACCAAATTCTACTTATGCATGGGAGGCGTAGCTCAGATAAGAGAATGTAAATCCggacaaattttcaataaagatGTGGGAGTTTGCTTGGAAGAGCCTAGC TCACAATGTAATCAAACCGAATGCCAGTCCACTAACCCAGAAGAGAATGCATTTGCACCCTTAACAAACACTGATAACACCGCATTCTGTTTATGTCGAGGTGATTCAGCGTTCCTACATCACTGTGCAGATAATTACACTTTCCGAGCAGACCTCGGAATATGCTATTCG aatGCACCTTGTGATCCGGAGTTATGTGATTCCTTCCCAGAAAATACGCGCTCGCAAAATCGTAACAATTCACACAGTTTCTGTTTATGTGTCAGTAAGCAACAAGTTATTGTTGATTGCCCGAACAATCAAACATACAATGCAGTCACCCAAACTTGCCAAGTGCTTGAT gaaAGATGTTCTTCCACATTTTGCCTTACGGCTCCGGAGTATAGCACTTTCCCAGCATTGAATAATGATACAGATGGTTTCTGCGAATGCATTAGTTCCGGCACCACATATAAGTTGTGCGGAAACGATAAGAAATACAATGCGGAAAAAGGAATATGTCTTCCAGAAATTGGGGATGATTGCAGTAGTTCACTTTGTTCAGGAAATGCTGGATTGATATTTGGTGCTGCAAGTGATCCTCACTCTTTCTGTTACTGTATCAACGATGGATTAGCAATTAAGCAGAATTGCCCAAATTCTGAGATATTCAATGAGACTTTGTTAATATGTCAGGCG GTGGGTTGTGATGGCGAAATTTGTTTGACGAATCCATCCGGCGCGTTTCCAGCTTTAAATGAACCATATGCTTTTTGTGTCTGTGGAAGTTCAGATCCAAGCTCAGTAACTAAACACGATTGTGCGAATGGAACTCGTTTCGATCCATACTACTTATTCTGTAAAGAG GATCCTTGCGACAAGAGCTTTTGTTCCAATTCATCCAATAATGGCATCCCATATCCAGCAAATAATTACCAATACGGATATTGCGTGTGTAAGAGTGGAATACCCGAGTTGGTTTCTTGTTCTGACGGAAACCTGTTTAATCCTGTTTCCAGACAGTGTGAATCCTCAAGCACT GTGGAGTGCGATGTAGCTCAATGTGCTAATACGACATCAGAATACCCTTTTGCCATTGCAGCTAAAAACGATACACATGGATTTTGTTACTGCTTTTCTTCGACCGAAGTTGAATTCTTCTTGTGTCCAGATAATGCTTTATTTGACCCGATTAGCGAGATTTGTAATATAAGCTGTACAAAGAGCGCGAAATTATTAGAACTAAATCAAGGAATCTCCACCGTGAGCTGCCTAGGTACTTACGACGAAGGGGAATACGTCCCACATCGTACTAACAATCAACTGTTCTATGTATGCTATAATGCAAAGCTTCTGGAGGGCGATTGTGGTGCAGGAAATATCTTCGACCAAGATAGTCTAACTTGTCAGCCTTTGGACAAAAGGGTTATGCaccaaaataaaagtataatgcGCATGGGAGAGATTCCAGAAAATAATGTAAGAACTCTgacgattttgaaaaattacctAAAAAAATTCCCATACTTCTAA